One segment of Paraburkholderia caribensis DNA contains the following:
- a CDS encoding putative glycolipid-binding domain-containing protein, producing MREVRWTPEEGEGVEHLAFDARADGFYAESVLVGERDGRAYGLTYRVKCDPQWRTLHAWLKVTGGPELELHGDGEGNWRDGHGLVLPSLAGCIDIDIAATPFTNTLPIRRLKLAKGAREPIGVVFISTPDLQVSRVEQAYTCIEPDSEYRYEGIDTGFAAELKVDGDGLVIDYPTMFTRTLPPV from the coding sequence ATGCGTGAAGTGCGATGGACCCCGGAAGAGGGCGAAGGCGTCGAGCATCTCGCATTCGACGCGCGCGCCGACGGCTTTTACGCCGAAAGCGTGCTGGTCGGCGAGCGCGATGGCCGCGCATACGGCCTGACGTATCGCGTGAAATGCGATCCGCAATGGCGCACGCTGCATGCGTGGCTGAAGGTGACGGGCGGCCCCGAACTCGAATTGCACGGCGACGGCGAAGGCAACTGGCGCGATGGGCATGGGCTCGTATTGCCGTCGCTGGCGGGCTGCATCGATATCGACATCGCCGCCACGCCGTTCACGAACACGCTGCCGATCCGCCGCTTGAAACTGGCCAAGGGCGCGCGCGAGCCGATTGGCGTCGTGTTCATTTCGACGCCCGATTTACAGGTCTCGCGCGTCGAGCAGGCCTACACGTGCATCGAGCCGGACAGCGAGTACCGCTACGAAGGCATCGACACCGGCTTCGCGGCGGAGCTGAAAGTGGACGGGGACGGACTGGTCATCGACTATCCGACGATGTTCACGCGCACCTTGCCGCCAGTCTGA
- a CDS encoding GNAT family N-acetyltransferase, producing MSETSPAAAPVIRDATDADFHAIQAIYAHHVLTGVASFEETPPSVDDLRQRRAAVLSHGLPYIVAIVDGKIAGYAYATLYRPRIAYRFTIEDSIYIDDACRGRGVGRALLAELIDRCEQGPWRQMIAVIADGGRGGSMSLHRNAGFELVGTLKAVGFKHGRWLDSTVMQRALGQGSDALPADAEAASD from the coding sequence ATGAGCGAGACCTCTCCGGCCGCCGCGCCCGTCATCCGCGACGCCACCGACGCCGACTTCCACGCCATCCAGGCCATCTACGCGCACCACGTGCTGACAGGCGTCGCTTCGTTCGAAGAGACGCCGCCGTCCGTCGACGATTTGCGGCAGCGCCGCGCCGCCGTGCTTTCGCATGGCTTGCCGTATATCGTGGCGATCGTCGACGGCAAGATCGCGGGCTACGCGTATGCGACGCTCTATCGTCCGCGAATCGCGTATCGCTTTACGATCGAAGACTCGATCTATATCGACGATGCGTGCCGTGGCCGCGGCGTCGGACGCGCGCTGCTCGCGGAACTCATCGATCGATGCGAGCAGGGCCCGTGGCGCCAGATGATCGCCGTCATCGCCGACGGCGGACGCGGCGGCTCGATGTCGCTGCACCGTAATGCAGGATTCGAACTGGTCGGCACGTTGAAGGCCGTCGGCTTCAAGCATGGTCGCTGGCTCGACTCGACGGTGATGCAGCGTGCGCTCGGACAAGGCAGCGACGCACTGCCCGCCGACGCAGAAGCGGCCAGCGACTAA